A part of Paenibacillus donghaensis genomic DNA contains:
- a CDS encoding polysaccharide pyruvyl transferase family protein — protein sequence MKKLMIYAYTEFNLGDDLFIKVLCERYPDTRFMLIAPGLYKQAFRELKNLKVYASDSIWLRGINFLFRRTGLHSNFTQKFLVDHSDGIVHIGGSIFMQGEHWQEYVQKNEETRNQAKPYYVMGANFGPYTDEEYYSTHKRLFREYADICFREQYSYDLFAGLDNVRLAPDIIFQLKHPQAASGPGDYIVLSVIKPSSKGLNGFDPLYYEKMKEIAMVFIEKGHVVQLMSFCQHEGDQEAIEHILELLPAEYRKQTKSHFYKTDIEAAVAVIAGAQFVVASRFHAMILGWVFNKPVFPVAYSGKMINVMQDAGFDGLYTDFKQLEHLQPQQVYESMRTNGIDVSRQARQAELHFQQLDSYLAPGERGLRYESQTEHS from the coding sequence ATGAAGAAGCTGATGATTTATGCCTATACCGAATTTAATCTGGGCGACGATCTGTTTATCAAGGTGCTCTGCGAACGGTATCCGGATACCCGCTTTATGCTGATTGCTCCGGGTCTGTACAAACAGGCATTCCGGGAGCTGAAGAATCTGAAGGTTTATGCTTCCGACTCGATTTGGCTGCGCGGGATCAACTTCCTATTTCGCCGGACCGGACTACACAGTAACTTCACGCAGAAATTCCTTGTGGACCATTCGGACGGGATCGTTCATATCGGAGGGTCTATTTTTATGCAGGGTGAGCATTGGCAAGAATATGTGCAGAAGAATGAGGAGACGCGCAATCAGGCGAAACCCTATTATGTGATGGGCGCCAATTTCGGGCCTTACACCGATGAGGAATATTACAGCACGCACAAGCGGCTGTTCCGGGAATATGCGGATATCTGCTTCAGGGAGCAATATTCGTACGATTTGTTTGCCGGGTTGGACAATGTTCGTCTGGCGCCTGATATCATCTTCCAGCTCAAGCACCCGCAGGCCGCTTCCGGCCCAGGAGATTATATTGTTCTATCCGTGATCAAGCCCTCCTCCAAGGGACTGAACGGTTTTGACCCGCTTTATTATGAAAAAATGAAAGAGATCGCCATGGTTTTCATTGAAAAAGGCCATGTCGTTCAGCTGATGTCCTTCTGCCAGCATGAGGGCGATCAGGAGGCGATTGAGCATATTCTGGAGCTGCTCCCAGCAGAATACCGCAAGCAGACGAAGTCCCATTTCTACAAGACGGATATCGAAGCAGCCGTTGCCGTCATTGCCGGGGCTCAGTTCGTGGTGGCTTCACGCTTCCATGCAATGATTCTGGGCTGGGTGTTTAACAAGCCAGTGTTCCCTGTCGCCTACAGCGGCAAAATGATCAACGTGATGCAGGATGCCGGGTTCGACGGACTGTACACGGACTTCAAGCAGCTGGAGCACCTCCAGCCGCAGCAGGTATACGAATCGATGCGTACGAACGGCATTGATGTGTCGCGGCAGGCTAGGCAGGCTGAGCTGCATTTCCAGCAGTTGGACAGCTATCTGGCGCCGGGCGAAAGGGGGCTGCGCTATGAGAGCCAAACGGAGCATTCTTAA
- a CDS encoding glycosyltransferase family 2 protein, whose protein sequence is MNLSIVVPVYNIENYVTYMLDSLLGQTQLQFETIIVDDGSTDHTHHTVHSILSHGTPFPWRIVRTRNQGVSAARNTGLRTAAGTYVLFLDGDDYVSAELVQTVHEHTRETQPDIICWGYDLVREDKSSIVSFPPEGGSLSGSETLELILRQQRLRIWTGSVAFNREFLQRSGLQYTAGCVNGEDQEFIYKALARADRVTAIPDVLSYYVQRTSSITNSYNVKKFGVVDAFKRVDAYFKAHPFREQKAISELLLGRELTENYFYNLKTTLNSTRGITIQALLQDIEQHYPGMNRDMRVLMKRYNGTDRLLALQIKAFLLSPALYHRLIHLDNSWTQFKRTLKSMVRKEINV, encoded by the coding sequence ATGAATCTAAGCATCGTGGTTCCTGTATACAATATAGAGAATTATGTAACGTATATGCTCGACTCGCTCCTGGGCCAGACGCAGCTGCAATTCGAGACGATCATCGTGGACGACGGCTCCACCGACCATACGCACCACACAGTGCACAGCATCCTGTCGCACGGCACTCCTTTTCCCTGGCGGATCGTACGCACTCGTAACCAGGGCGTAAGCGCCGCGCGGAACACGGGTCTGCGGACCGCAGCTGGGACCTATGTGCTGTTCCTCGACGGAGATGATTATGTCTCCGCAGAGCTGGTGCAGACCGTGCATGAGCATACCCGGGAGACGCAGCCTGATATCATCTGCTGGGGGTATGACCTGGTGCGTGAGGATAAATCATCGATCGTCAGCTTCCCGCCCGAAGGCGGCAGCCTAAGCGGAAGCGAAACGCTGGAGCTGATTCTCCGGCAGCAGCGTCTCAGAATCTGGACGGGCAGCGTGGCCTTCAACCGGGAATTCCTCCAGCGCAGTGGACTGCAATACACCGCAGGCTGCGTGAACGGAGAAGACCAGGAGTTCATCTACAAAGCGCTGGCGCGCGCAGACCGCGTCACTGCGATCCCCGATGTGCTGTCCTATTATGTGCAGCGGACCTCCTCCATTACCAACAGCTACAATGTGAAGAAGTTCGGCGTAGTGGACGCCTTCAAACGGGTAGATGCCTACTTCAAGGCCCATCCCTTCCGCGAGCAGAAGGCGATCTCTGAGCTGCTGCTGGGCCGCGAGCTGACGGAGAATTACTTTTACAATCTCAAAACTACGCTGAACAGCACCAGGGGCATTACGATTCAAGCCTTGCTGCAGGATATTGAGCAGCATTACCCCGGGATGAACCGGGACATGCGTGTGCTCATGAAAAGATATAACGGCACTGACAGGCTGCTGGCGCTGCAGATCAAGGCCTTTTTGCTCTCTCCGGCGCTATATCACAGGCTCATCCATTTAGACAACAGCTGGACCCAGTTCAAGCGAACCCTCAAAAGCATGGTCAGAAAGGAAATTAACGTATGA
- a CDS encoding glycosyltransferase family A protein, translating into MQGLSVVICTRNRVQDLTRCIHSIAAQNLETAGDPDIEVIIIDDGEIPEQVLGEYEALIHKQGHSFMYYRKNTDRGLWLSRVKAVQLASREIILFLDDDVEIPGHYLASLLQTYRDYPDCAGVGGVAIGMSNSFLGTLRCLASFQQSFSSGKLSLSGQAGSMYNWHKAKRTFKTEFQHGCNMSFRRAAIQHLAPVPWLKSYSVGEDILMSRIASQSGPLYINPELKLLHHESPASRDNLEDVAYTRVLNHVHLLKDKKSGPLGYLALLWTTQYLILRERPRKNEAAISGYRRGMKEIFNKQTAQ; encoded by the coding sequence ATGCAAGGATTGTCAGTTGTTATCTGCACTAGGAATCGGGTACAGGACCTGACACGGTGCATTCATTCTATTGCTGCGCAGAACCTGGAAACTGCCGGTGACCCCGATATTGAAGTAATCATTATAGATGACGGCGAAATCCCGGAGCAGGTGCTGGGTGAATACGAAGCGCTGATCCACAAGCAGGGGCATTCGTTTATGTATTACCGCAAGAACACAGACCGCGGACTCTGGCTCTCGCGGGTCAAGGCGGTGCAGCTGGCCTCCAGGGAGATCATCCTGTTCCTAGACGATGATGTGGAGATCCCCGGCCATTATCTGGCCAGCTTGCTGCAGACCTACCGCGACTACCCGGACTGCGCAGGAGTCGGCGGGGTGGCCATAGGCATGAGCAACAGCTTCCTCGGCACGCTCCGCTGCCTCGCCTCCTTTCAGCAGTCCTTCTCCAGCGGCAAGCTCTCCCTCAGCGGCCAGGCGGGCTCCATGTACAACTGGCATAAGGCCAAGCGGACATTCAAAACGGAGTTCCAGCACGGCTGCAACATGTCCTTCCGCAGAGCGGCGATCCAGCATCTTGCCCCGGTTCCCTGGCTGAAAAGCTATAGCGTCGGCGAGGACATTCTGATGTCACGGATCGCCAGTCAGAGCGGGCCGCTCTACATCAATCCCGAACTGAAGCTGCTGCATCATGAATCTCCGGCCTCAAGGGACAATCTGGAGGATGTGGCTTACACCCGGGTACTGAATCATGTCCATCTGCTGAAGGACAAGAAATCCGGGCCGCTCGGCTATCTGGCCTTGCTGTGGACGACCCAATACCTTATTCTCCGCGAGCGTCCCCGCAAGAACGAGGCTGCGATCAGCGGCTACCGCAGAGGAATGAAGGAGATTTTTAACAAACAGACTGCCCAATAG
- a CDS encoding Zn-dependent hydrolase — MPNLLVNGERLKDTIEAFADFGRTDQNGVTRLSLSEEDVKVRGYFRACCEQLGMTVQMDDLGTMVATLAGEEPGPPVVIGSHLDTVKKGGRFDGVLGVIAGLEIVRTLVEQGIKPRLPVTVMNFTNEEGARFEPSMMASGVLAGKFDKAAMLNKQDAAGITFGEALASSGYAGEAAHRITEAAAYLELHIEQGPVLEKEQLSIGLVDCVVGMVCYEIEVTGESDHAGTTPMDMRKDALFAATDLITELRVRLGALDSGLVYTMGRMNVYPSIHTVIPNRVVFTVEARHKDMEVVREVEAILQSLPAGLEGCGVQRSKLWGRDTVWFDPGVCALVEQAAHTLGYSSKIMASGAGHDAQFVAGFLPSAMVFVPSVNGKSHCEEELTSYEDCEKGVNVLLTAVLALLSSEVGSPLSST; from the coding sequence ATGCCAAACCTACTTGTGAACGGTGAAAGATTGAAGGACACTATTGAAGCATTTGCTGATTTTGGACGGACGGACCAGAACGGTGTGACCCGGCTGTCGCTGTCTGAGGAGGATGTGAAGGTACGGGGTTATTTTCGCGCCTGTTGTGAGCAGCTGGGCATGACTGTGCAGATGGATGATCTGGGCACAATGGTTGCCACCCTGGCTGGAGAGGAGCCGGGCCCCCCGGTTGTTATCGGCTCCCACCTGGATACGGTGAAGAAGGGCGGCAGGTTTGACGGGGTGCTCGGCGTGATAGCGGGCCTTGAAATTGTAAGAACATTGGTGGAGCAAGGGATCAAGCCGCGGCTGCCGGTGACCGTGATGAACTTCACCAATGAAGAAGGCGCCCGGTTCGAGCCTTCGATGATGGCCTCGGGGGTGCTGGCCGGGAAGTTCGACAAGGCAGCGATGCTGAACAAGCAGGATGCCGCAGGTATAACCTTCGGCGAGGCTTTGGCGAGCAGCGGCTACGCAGGAGAGGCTGCCCACCGCATAACTGAAGCTGCCGCTTACCTGGAGCTGCATATTGAGCAGGGCCCGGTACTGGAAAAAGAGCAGCTATCGATCGGCTTGGTCGATTGTGTGGTAGGGATGGTCTGCTACGAGATTGAGGTGACCGGAGAATCGGATCATGCCGGCACGACCCCGATGGATATGCGCAAGGATGCGCTTTTTGCGGCGACGGACCTGATCACGGAGCTGCGCGTCAGACTGGGTGCGCTCGATTCCGGGCTGGTCTATACGATGGGCCGGATGAATGTGTATCCAAGCATCCACACGGTGATTCCGAACCGGGTGGTGTTCACGGTGGAGGCCAGACACAAGGATATGGAGGTTGTCCGCGAGGTGGAGGCGATTCTCCAGAGCCTGCCCGCCGGGCTGGAAGGCTGCGGTGTGCAGCGCAGCAAGCTGTGGGGACGGGATACCGTATGGTTCGATCCCGGCGTGTGTGCTCTGGTGGAGCAGGCTGCCCATACCCTGGGCTACTCCAGCAAGATCATGGCCAGCGGAGCCGGGCATGACGCTCAGTTCGTGGCCGGCTTTCTGCCGTCCGCGATGGTGTTTGTACCCAGTGTGAACGGCAAAAGTCACTGTGAGGAGGAACTTACCTCCTACGAGGATTGCGAGAAGGGCGTGAACGTGCTGCTCACAGCGGTGCTGGCGCTGCTGTCCAGCGAGGTGGGAAGTCCTCTCAGCTCAACTTAA
- the ald gene encoding alanine dehydrogenase: MIIGVPKEIKNNENRVAITPAGVVSLIAEGHQVLVEVGAGVGSGFPNEEYAAAGAKLIEDAAAVWSSAEMVMKVKEPLESEYDYFRPGLVLFTYLHLAPEPALAAALKDNGVFAIGYETVVHGRTLPLLTPMSEVAGRMSVQLGAQFLQKNYGGQGILLSGVPGVSRGKVSIIGGGVVGANAAKMAIGLGADVTIVDLSADRLRQLDDIFGAQINTLISNPYNIAKAVAEADLLVGAVLIPGAKAPKLVTEAMVKTMKPGSVIVDVAIDQGGIVETIDRVTTHDNPVFEKHGVLHYSVANMPGAVAKTSTIALTNVTVPYALQIANKGVFQAIADDAGLKSGVNVANGKITCEAVSEALGEEFYTVEQALEQKFSLI, from the coding sequence ATGATTATTGGCGTTCCGAAGGAAATTAAAAATAATGAAAACCGGGTGGCCATCACCCCCGCCGGAGTAGTGAGTCTGATTGCTGAAGGACACCAGGTGCTGGTGGAAGTGGGCGCCGGCGTTGGAAGCGGCTTTCCGAATGAGGAATATGCGGCGGCTGGTGCCAAGCTGATCGAGGATGCAGCTGCGGTATGGAGCTCAGCCGAAATGGTAATGAAGGTCAAGGAACCGCTGGAAAGTGAATATGACTATTTCCGTCCAGGCCTAGTATTGTTCACTTATCTGCATCTGGCTCCCGAGCCTGCACTGGCTGCCGCGCTTAAGGATAACGGCGTGTTCGCCATTGGCTACGAAACGGTTGTTCATGGCCGTACCTTGCCGCTGCTTACCCCGATGAGTGAAGTGGCCGGACGGATGTCCGTACAGCTGGGTGCACAATTTCTGCAAAAGAACTACGGTGGCCAAGGCATTCTGCTCTCCGGTGTACCAGGGGTCAGCAGAGGGAAGGTCAGCATTATCGGCGGCGGCGTTGTAGGTGCGAACGCAGCCAAGATGGCCATTGGCCTCGGAGCTGATGTAACGATTGTCGATCTGAGTGCAGACCGGCTGCGGCAGCTGGATGATATTTTTGGCGCACAGATCAACACGCTGATCTCGAACCCTTACAATATCGCCAAAGCTGTAGCCGAAGCCGACCTGCTGGTGGGTGCCGTGCTGATTCCGGGTGCCAAAGCGCCGAAGCTGGTTACCGAAGCCATGGTGAAGACCATGAAGCCGGGTTCAGTGATTGTGGATGTAGCGATCGACCAAGGCGGTATTGTAGAGACAATCGATAGAGTAACTACCCATGACAATCCGGTGTTTGAGAAACACGGTGTGCTGCATTATTCGGTAGCGAACATGCCGGGAGCTGTAGCCAAAACCTCAACGATTGCCTTGACCAACGTTACTGTACCCTATGCGCTGCAAATCGCGAACAAAGGTGTATTCCAGGCCATCGCCGACGATGCCGGACTGAAAAGCGGTGTCAACGTTGCCAATGGCAAAATTACCTGTGAAGCTGTTTCGGAAGCTCTTGGGGAAGAGTTCTATACGGTGGAGCAAGCACTGGAGCAGAAGTTTTCGCTGATTTAA
- a CDS encoding Rpn family recombination-promoting nuclease/putative transposase: MRPNNREKEKLWNSQATPHDEAFKKLLETFFEEFIALFFPELDELLDHSQTRFLMQELLVDIVGEEARNLDLLLETRYKALDAFILIHLEPQSYKDVHFLERMFIYYSRLFERHRKEHKMIIPIAIFTADDVKDEPHTLSVGIPGHDILRFQFLKVELRSHNWRKFVDSDNPVAAALLAKMGYTDREAKEVRKAYLRLLLKLRYQLDDARLALIMSVADLYFKPNKSQDEEILRELSIQFPEEGEEIMKLMPAWKRWGYEEGIEQGIEQGIEQGIEQGREEIIRKLLNKGFSAEDVSKTVDIPVDVIRKLQ; this comes from the coding sequence ATGAGGCCAAACAATCGAGAAAAGGAGAAGCTATGGAACTCGCAGGCAACTCCCCATGATGAAGCGTTCAAGAAATTGCTGGAGACTTTTTTTGAGGAATTTATAGCCTTGTTCTTCCCTGAGCTGGATGAATTGCTGGACCATAGCCAGACACGTTTTCTGATGCAGGAGCTGTTGGTAGATATTGTTGGTGAGGAAGCGCGAAATCTTGATTTGCTGCTGGAGACCCGCTACAAGGCGCTGGATGCGTTTATTCTGATCCATCTGGAGCCGCAATCGTACAAAGATGTCCATTTTCTGGAGCGGATGTTTATCTATTATAGCCGTTTGTTTGAACGGCATCGGAAAGAGCATAAGATGATTATTCCAATTGCTATTTTTACGGCCGATGATGTCAAAGATGAACCGCATACGCTGTCTGTCGGCATACCGGGGCATGATATTCTGCGTTTCCAGTTCTTGAAGGTGGAGCTGCGCAGCCATAACTGGCGTAAATTTGTAGATTCGGATAATCCCGTGGCTGCTGCGCTTCTGGCGAAAATGGGGTATACTGATCGTGAAGCCAAGGAGGTTCGCAAGGCCTATCTGCGGCTGCTGCTTAAGCTGCGTTACCAGCTGGACGATGCGCGCCTGGCGCTCATTATGTCTGTGGCTGATCTCTATTTTAAGCCGAATAAATCGCAGGATGAAGAAATATTGCGTGAATTAAGCATACAATTTCCCGAGGAGGGTGAAGAAATCATGAAGCTGATGCCTGCCTGGAAACGCTGGGGATACGAAGAAGGAATCGAGCAAGGAATCGAGCAAGGAATTGAGCAGGGAATCGAGCAGGGCCGTGAAGAAATCATCCGCAAGCTGCTGAACAAGGGCTTCTCGGCAGAAGATGTATCCAAAACGGTAGACATTCCTGTGGATGTTATCCGTAAGCTGCAGTAG
- a CDS encoding PucR family transcriptional regulator gives MTDSDPSFDRFFDSMELLADTISESLQSQVTIEDSNHHVIGYSSHQTESDPARISTIIGKRVPNAVIIGLRKKGVMHQLQNSVVPIRIPAVMEVGLGPRLAVCIKHQKEVLGYIWVVDTGKLAEGHAESIVEKAAAIAGRYLLKQRGWKMKQEKTHEDFFWKLLTSHYASEPAIRQEAELWSIPLPGSYYIAVVESDRLLDEHFMLKFRQSMDSFSGLQLLLATTEQNRLILLFSFLFPLPGREALIAFMHKLTEGIAKHEEGRLTAGCSLMYTEYIHAAGAYREAATILELKKLLPYPARELLLYEEAGFWAYLPAILELKRSRNRPSPLLFPLKVHDREHKADLLKTLAVYLTLDGNLKQSAAYLHIHTNTLMYRLNRIAEITGKSLKDTAYRTSVYLDLLTEETAHLNQWFSPV, from the coding sequence TTGACAGATTCAGATCCATCATTTGATCGTTTTTTTGACAGTATGGAATTGCTTGCGGATACGATCAGCGAATCGCTGCAGTCCCAGGTGACGATAGAGGACAGCAATCACCATGTGATCGGCTATAGCTCCCACCAAACGGAGAGTGACCCGGCACGAATCTCCACCATTATCGGCAAACGTGTGCCTAATGCAGTAATTATTGGTCTACGCAAAAAAGGGGTCATGCACCAGCTTCAGAACTCAGTGGTGCCGATCCGCATTCCGGCGGTGATGGAGGTGGGACTCGGGCCGCGGCTAGCCGTCTGCATCAAACACCAGAAGGAGGTCCTCGGTTATATCTGGGTCGTGGACACCGGCAAGCTGGCCGAAGGCCATGCCGAGAGCATTGTGGAGAAGGCCGCCGCCATAGCGGGCAGATATCTGCTGAAGCAGCGGGGCTGGAAGATGAAGCAGGAGAAGACGCATGAGGATTTCTTCTGGAAGCTGCTGACCTCGCATTATGCGAGCGAGCCGGCTATCCGGCAGGAGGCAGAGCTGTGGTCGATTCCGCTGCCGGGCAGTTATTACATCGCTGTGGTGGAGAGCGACAGGCTGCTGGATGAGCATTTTATGCTGAAATTCCGCCAGAGCATGGACTCCTTCTCGGGGCTGCAGCTGCTGCTGGCAACGACGGAGCAGAATCGGCTGATTCTGCTGTTCAGCTTCCTGTTTCCGCTGCCCGGCAGGGAGGCGCTGATTGCTTTTATGCATAAGCTGACAGAAGGGATCGCGAAGCACGAAGAGGGCCGGCTGACGGCGGGCTGCAGTCTGATGTATACGGAATATATCCATGCGGCGGGTGCTTACCGGGAGGCGGCAACGATTCTCGAGCTAAAGAAGCTGCTGCCCTATCCTGCCCGTGAGCTGCTGCTCTATGAAGAGGCAGGCTTCTGGGCGTACCTTCCGGCCATTCTGGAGCTGAAGCGAAGCCGGAACCGCCCCAGCCCGCTGCTCTTCCCACTCAAAGTGCATGACCGTGAGCATAAAGCCGATTTGCTCAAGACGCTGGCGGTCTACCTGACGCTGGACGGGAACCTGAAGCAGTCGGCTGCTTATCTGCATATTCATACCAACACGCTGATGTATCGCTTAAACCGCATAGCGGAAATTACGGGCAAAAGCCTCAAGGATACCGCTTATCGTACCTCGGTCTATCTGGATCTGCTAACAGAGGAGACCGCGCACCTGAACCAGTGGTTCAGCCCGGTATAA
- a CDS encoding protein-glutamine gamma-glutamyltransferase — MVGAVRNPAAQAFERNMREQIISSARDLNASGADFAVFNESRCNPLFWLRTDNGGFQLRRGVQPSEAIMDIYTNGRMYAFECATAMVIVLYRATLLSIGEAAFNRHFNDLFLWDWNYDSNLRLITTYTKQEILPGDIVYFKNPDHDPGKPEWQGENAVKLGPDLYYGHGIGITSAEQIIASLNEERFPGSRVSAYYTDEALHPDFEYLRMLSTRLDTVPGSSGSRSRIFSRIGARTSIYR; from the coding sequence ATGGTAGGAGCTGTGCGAAACCCCGCAGCGCAGGCATTTGAGCGCAATATGCGGGAGCAGATTATTTCTTCAGCCAGGGATTTGAATGCGAGCGGCGCGGATTTTGCCGTCTTCAACGAATCCCGCTGCAATCCGCTGTTCTGGCTCCGCACAGATAACGGGGGATTTCAGCTGCGGCGCGGAGTACAGCCGTCTGAGGCGATTATGGATATATACACCAATGGCCGGATGTATGCTTTTGAATGTGCTACAGCGATGGTAATTGTTCTTTACCGGGCAACGCTGCTGTCCATCGGGGAGGCTGCGTTCAACCGGCATTTCAACGATCTGTTTCTGTGGGATTGGAATTATGACAGCAATCTGCGGCTGATTACAACTTATACGAAGCAGGAGATTCTGCCGGGAGACATCGTCTACTTCAAGAATCCTGATCATGATCCGGGCAAGCCGGAATGGCAGGGCGAGAACGCAGTGAAGCTGGGTCCGGACCTCTATTACGGCCATGGCATCGGCATCACTTCAGCGGAGCAAATTATTGCCTCACTAAATGAAGAACGGTTCCCGGGCAGCCGGGTAAGTGCCTATTACACCGATGAGGCGCTGCATCCCGATTTCGAGTATCTGCGGATGCTGTCCACACGACTGGATACAGTTCCAGGCAGCAGCGGGTCACGCTCCAGAATCTTCTCCAGAATTGGAGCAAGAACCTCTATTTACAGGTAG
- a CDS encoding response regulator, translating to MLTMIIADDEPFIRSSLVKVFKWREEFGIEIVAEAADGQEAYDLCLQHQPDILFTDIMMPLLDGLQVAEKLKAAGSATKIIIISGAQDFAYAQSAMKVNAEGYILKPVKLNEVRDIFRKVIDRLHHEHDTHSHMEQLKQQLQENMPLLREKFLQNLLSGLYWNEEDIWDKIDYFALPFQRGEPLTVGVLQLDDYQTAIDKFSEEYKQLLYFSIQNIISECLASHGCGICCVANENEFVLLFSRTAAGDPNADADASVGASSAPDALSAICEQIAGNIQKYLRLTVSVGIGRTCEIGRLESSYKEALSALVYKFYTGHSSILHIKDIQPDTETLESTFVYKFHTRLMNELKVGHKEQVRELIESLFSRLAQPKLHIDYVQSICAELIFTAARTLYEIVEETEAAAQSRLQLMNSLYAQQNITELKAYMLSLFDGLVSQVAHKNASKNSRTILAIKKLVQEGYAQELSISRIAEEVFLTPNYISLIFKKETGETITDYITGIRIGKAKELLLATDLKVMEISERVGYENPHYFSTVFKKTTGVHPLKFRSGQ from the coding sequence ATGTTGACGATGATCATAGCCGATGATGAGCCGTTTATCCGCAGCAGCCTGGTGAAGGTGTTCAAATGGCGGGAAGAGTTCGGGATTGAGATTGTAGCTGAGGCTGCGGATGGGCAGGAGGCTTATGATCTATGCCTACAGCATCAGCCCGACATCCTGTTCACCGACATTATGATGCCGCTGCTGGACGGGCTGCAGGTAGCGGAGAAGCTGAAGGCTGCCGGAAGCGCCACGAAGATTATTATCATCAGCGGAGCACAGGACTTCGCTTATGCCCAGAGTGCCATGAAGGTCAATGCGGAGGGTTATATTCTCAAGCCAGTGAAGCTGAATGAAGTCCGCGACATCTTCCGCAAGGTTATTGACCGGCTGCACCACGAACACGACACCCATAGCCATATGGAACAGCTGAAGCAGCAGCTGCAGGAGAATATGCCGCTCTTGCGCGAGAAATTCCTGCAGAATCTGTTATCTGGATTGTACTGGAATGAAGAGGATATTTGGGACAAAATCGACTATTTCGCCCTCCCCTTCCAGCGGGGTGAACCCTTGACCGTTGGGGTGCTGCAGCTGGACGATTACCAGACCGCGATCGATAAATTCTCGGAGGAATACAAGCAGCTGCTCTATTTCTCGATCCAGAATATTATCAGCGAATGTCTGGCCAGCCACGGCTGCGGCATCTGCTGTGTAGCCAACGAGAATGAATTCGTGCTTCTATTCAGCCGGACAGCAGCCGGGGACCCAAATGCAGACGCGGATGCTAGCGTGGGGGCCAGCTCAGCACCGGACGCGCTCTCCGCCATCTGCGAACAGATAGCCGGCAATATCCAGAAGTATCTCCGGCTGACGGTGTCCGTCGGCATCGGCAGAACCTGCGAAATAGGTAGGCTGGAGAGCTCCTACAAGGAGGCGCTAAGCGCGCTCGTGTATAAATTCTATACCGGCCACAGCTCGATCCTCCATATCAAGGATATCCAGCCGGATACAGAGACACTGGAGAGCACTTTTGTCTACAAATTCCATACCCGGCTGATGAACGAACTGAAGGTAGGGCATAAGGAGCAGGTCCGTGAGTTGATCGAATCCCTGTTCTCAAGGCTGGCCCAGCCGAAGCTGCATATTGACTATGTACAGAGCATCTGCGCTGAGCTGATCTTCACAGCGGCTCGAACGCTATATGAGATTGTGGAGGAAACAGAGGCGGCTGCACAGAGCCGGTTGCAGCTGATGAACTCGCTGTATGCACAGCAGAATATTACGGAACTGAAGGCCTATATGCTGTCGCTGTTTGATGGACTGGTCTCCCAGGTGGCCCATAAGAACGCTTCCAAGAACAGCCGGACCATTCTGGCCATCAAGAAGCTGGTGCAGGAGGGGTATGCGCAGGAACTGTCGATTAGCCGGATCGCCGAGGAAGTATTTCTGACACCGAATTATATCAGCCTGATCTTTAAGAAGGAGACCGGTGAGACGATCACCGATTATATCACCGGAATCCGCATTGGCAAGGCGAAGGAGCTGCTGCTGGCTACGGATCTGAAGGTTATGGAGATTTCCGAACGTGTAGGCTACGAGAATCCCCATTATTTCAGTACCGTGTTCAAAAAAACGACCGGAGTCCACCCGCTGAAATTCCGTTCCGGGCAGTAA